The nucleotide sequence CGTTCCCGGGGCGGACACTCCGCCGTGGGTCTCAGCCCCGCAGGGAGCGGGCGAGGCGGCCGAGCAGCACGGCGTTGACGAGGGCGGCCAGGGTGGTGCCGACGGTGAAGACCGCCGAGCTCAGCCAGGCGGGGGTGGCGTTCTCCAGGGGTGCGGACGCCGCGAGGGCCACGACGCTGAGCGGCGCCGTGGTGATGAGCGGCCAGATCCCGGCGAATCCGGGGTCCGGCGACAGGTACACGGCGTAGAGGAAGGACCCCACCGCCGCCGCGGCCAGTGCGAGGTACCCGCGCGAGAGCCAGTTGTCCACCGCGGGCGTGAGAAGGGACCGCCCCCGGCGCACAGGTCTCGCCCCAGGTCTCGTGGCGAGCGCGCCGAGCACGGCGGCGTTCACGAGGGCGCACAGCAGGAGCCAGAGGACCCAGGACCCGGTGGCCAGCGCCTCGGTCGCCCAGCCGCCCTCGGTACCCGGACCGAAGGGCAGGGCCATGGTCAGGAAGGAGAAGGGTGCCGTGAGCACCATCGGGACCAGGGCGAGCCCGCTCTCCGGGAAGGTGAACATGGCCAGGGTGGAGGCGGCGAAGACCGCGAGGTAGGTCCGGGCGGCCCGGTTACCGGTGGCGAGTGAGATCAGGCGGCGCGGGCGGGAGAGGTTCGGCATCGGATTCCCTCGGGTCGGTCGGGCTCGGTGGTCTCCAGAGTGGGCCGGGCGCGCGGGGGAGGGATGAGTGCGCGTACTCATCCCCGGCTGGGCACTTCGTACGCCGGTTCGCCGGCGCGGAGTAGAAAGGGAGCACGCCCGTCCAGCCCAGAGTCCGG is from Streptomyces seoulensis and encodes:
- a CDS encoding SCO4225 family membrane protein — its product is MPNLSRPRRLISLATGNRAARTYLAVFAASTLAMFTFPESGLALVPMVLTAPFSFLTMALPFGPGTEGGWATEALATGSWVLWLLLCALVNAAVLGALATRPGARPVRRGRSLLTPAVDNWLSRGYLALAAAAVGSFLYAVYLSPDPGFAGIWPLITTAPLSVVALAASAPLENATPAWLSSAVFTVGTTLAALVNAVLLGRLARSLRG